The nucleotide sequence TGCGCGCAATTGCGCCTTTTGTAGCGCTCGCTTTGCTGCTTGTACTTGGCGCGATTGCCAACCCGAATTTCATCAGCATCGACAATCTTCTCAACGTCGCAACGCGCAGCGCATTCATTGCCATTATCGCGCTCGGCGCCACTTATGTGATTTCCTCTGGCGGGCTTGATCTGTCGGTGGGCGCAATGGTGGCGTTCGTCGCCAGCATCATGATCCTTTTCATGAATAGCGGGATGATTGCCGATCCGGTAATGATGCTGATCGCAGCCGTTATGCTGGCGCTGATCGTCGGAGCGGCCTGCGGCCTGTTGAACGGCCTCATAACGACAGTTGGCGGCATCGAGCCATTTATCGCCACGCTGGGTACGATGGGTATCTATCGCGGCCTGACGACATGGCTGTCGCAGGGTGGTGCGATCACTCTGCGCAACCCGGACATTCAGGCGATTTATCGCCCCGCCTATTTCGGGTCCGTGCTTGGTGTACCGGTTCCGGTTATCGTGATTTTCGTGACGGCGGCGCTTGCGGCATTCGTTCTTTACCGGACACGCTATGGCCGTCATGTCATTGCTGTAGGATCGAACGAGGATGTGGCGCGCTATTCGGGCATTTCTGTTAAGAAGGTGCGCACCATTGCTTTCGTTATTCAGGGACTTTGCGTGGCCGTCGCGGTGCTCCTCTATGTGCCGCGTCTTGGCTCCACCTCTGCCACCACTGGCCTGATGTGGGAATTGCAGGCCATTACGGCGGTCGTTGTCGGCGGCACGGCGCTGCGCGGCGGCGTCGGTCGAGTGTGGGGCACGATCTGTGGCGCGTTCATACTGGAGATCATCGGAAACATCATGCTGCTGTCGAGTTTCGTCAGCGAGTATCTGCTGGGAGCCATTCAGGGTGCGATTATTATCATCGCGATGCTGGTGCAGCGTTCGCTGGCGCGGAGATAGGTTTTGGAGATTGGCGGGATTGGTGGGGCGATTCCAGCCAGAGAGGAATGAGAGCCCCGCGTTTACTGGGAGGAAGACTATGCGAGGGAATTTGATGAAGCTTGCTTTCGCCGCTCTGACGGCGGGTGCGCTGGCCTTTGGCGGCGCGGCAAGCGCACAGGACAAGAAAGTGACGATCGGCGTGTCGATCCC is from Brucella intermedia LMG 3301 and encodes:
- a CDS encoding ABC transporter permease yields the protein MTQVATDKSRVPRTSKDWDLRAIAPFVALALLLVLGAIANPNFISIDNLLNVATRSAFIAIIALGATYVISSGGLDLSVGAMVAFVASIMILFMNSGMIADPVMMLIAAVMLALIVGAACGLLNGLITTVGGIEPFIATLGTMGIYRGLTTWLSQGGAITLRNPDIQAIYRPAYFGSVLGVPVPVIVIFVTAALAAFVLYRTRYGRHVIAVGSNEDVARYSGISVKKVRTIAFVIQGLCVAVAVLLYVPRLGSTSATTGLMWELQAITAVVVGGTALRGGVGRVWGTICGAFILEIIGNIMLLSSFVSEYLLGAIQGAIIIIAMLVQRSLARR